The nucleotide window GAACATCTTCCCGAGGGCGTTGACCCCAAGAACGAAAAGGAATGGAGAAAGGAAAACAGGATCCCCCTTCAGGCCCCCCGTTGGAACCTGGAAGACGTTGTACAACACGGTGTCCAGGATTCAAAGATTCCCCTACGCTAATATCTCGGCCTCTTAATCAAATTTTGTTTCTGGTGTTTGATACATCCTTATAATCACTCATGTACTCGGAGGTTGTCTGAGTGGTGTTTGACGCTTTTCATAGATACATCCTATGAAGGAACGCGACGTTGCACGACGTTTAATGccctgttcttcttggcggCTAGCCATGCGGCTGTTGCCCTTTGCCCCCAAATTTTCATGCAAGAGGGGGGgggcttttttctttttttggaACGGAATAATGGAGTTGAAGGCGTGTTGAGGTAATGGGCCATGTTGGGAATGGGTATCATGAGCAAGACTCACTCTACCAACCTAAGTCTCAAGGCTTGGATGAGTATAGCATATAGAGTAATCGTTAGTCGACAAATATAGATCTGAAGCAGCATAGATTTGCTTCAACTAATCAAAGAAACGTATACATGAAGATCTCAATTCGCATTCCTCGGTGAACATTGATAAACTGTTGCGTATACTCATGGGTAGCCATGGCATTTTCTCTCAACTTTTATGAAAGCTATATTCGTTATCAAATACCTTGCCTCGGAAGTTTGCTAATCTCCAAGGGGTCTATAGCATCATTACGAGGTCAATTCCCTCACTGTTGAACGGGAATGCAGGAGGCCCGGTCTCAAACGCACGACGTTTCCTTGGAATACCTCGGACTGTCACTCGAGATATGGCTTGAGCGAGTCTTCCATCCGTAAACTTCCATGGTGACTGGTTTCCCTAGTGTTAAAGATCCAATGGTGTTTGAAGGAGAGACAAACTGAGGTTAATTGAGTGGACCAGGAGCTCAATACATTTCAATGAGTGACTTGCCAGGGTTTAGATTATGTTTTGTGTCAACGCCCAAGACTTTCCTAAACGCGCACTGCAACTCAAGACAGAGGAGTTGTCCAAGAACGGCATTGACTTTGGATTGTTTGTTTACTGAAAGGGTATAGAAACCATCCAATGGCTGGTTCGAGACATGCATAGATGGAGGGTCGAAGAATGGAATGGTTGGGCTGGTTGACGGGCTGCAGCAGCGGCAGCCAGGCTTGATACTTATTTAGTGGTGAGGGGCTCTGGCCGGGGTACCTACCGGGGGATGCTGTCAGTGGAGCGGGACGGGAGTCAAGCCGTGTTTTCAGTGGAGGGCCAGTATTCAAAGTCCCTCCCAGGCCGACAGCGAGGTCCACCAAGCGAACGGCCAAGTCATGAGataggtacggagtacatccGTATAGGGCTCGGAAGGGCCTGCCACGACCTGCTAGCTCAGGTACTGGGTACCTTGAGACAGCTGCCATTTCAATAGGCCGTAGGTGACTCGGAGTGgaacctcctcttctcttttccacCCCCAAGCGCTTCCACTAGCGAGCGAGAGCACAGCACAAGCAAGACCTGCTGGGACTGGGCCACTCTGGGACTAACGTTaggaccaagaccaagcaagacaagcaagacaagcaagacaagaccTTAGACCGAGACACAAACACcccgtcatcatcaccaccaccagccgccttcttctcctctgacTACCTCTCTTTATTTTCTAGGCTCTTTTCTATTAACGTTTCTACAGCATTTGTCCTCCTTGAGGCGTCTCGGCTTGGGTCTACTTATTCTCTTGGAATCGGCTCGGTTTTTCCCACTTCGACATTGCCTTTCCTCAACCCATTCTATCTTCTAGTCTATTCGTCCACTCGATTTGTTCTTGCATTCAATCCactccaatccaatccaatccaatcgtCCTCCAGGCTGCGCCCACTTCCTCGACCCTGACGTCTGCCACCTCCTACTCCTGAGCATTGCTTCGCTTTTTATGACGCTCCAACCACGATTTGAATGAAAGACTTGGAGGCATTCGACCGACTATCCTTCGTCAacgctcctcttctctctttctatCCGACGGTGCCCGATCAAGCGCATCTGTCTGTTTGcggcatcaccaccaccaccaccaccaccaccacggtCGCCCGAAATAGTCATTCGTCTCAGCCCCCGCCTCCGTTGTTGGCGACTATTCTCTCATAGTCTTCAGGATGATGAGCTTCGATGGTGGCACAGCTTACGCCGAGTCCGACGCCGACGACGAATACGAGCGAAGCATGGGCGACCACTCTCCTATCACCAACTCTGAGCATTCCCCCATAGACTCCGAGCTCTCGACCTCCGCAGAGCATACTCCTACTACATACGGCCACCGCAGCAGCGCCGACCGTCTCCCAGAAACCATCATTACCGAATGGACTGTTGAGGAATGTGCTGATTTTATTGGCACCATTGGTCTTCAACAGTATGCCGATCGCTTCATAGGTGCGTCTTGACCCAAAGCATGCCATCTCATCTCCTCGACGGATGGTGCCGCAGACATTGGAGGGATTTTGGGATAGCTAACATTTGATTATCTGCAGAAAACGAGATTGTTGGCGAGGCCCTAGTAGCGTTACAACATGACGATCTCAAGAGCATGGGCATTGCTAGCGTGGGACATCGCCTAACGATCCTCAAAAGCGTATATGATGTCAAAAAGGCTCAAGATGTCCCTATTGAGAGCGACCATTACCTACCCCTATGTATGTCGCCTCCGTTTCCCCTCTTGGGTGGACTGGCCTGATTCTAACCTGTAACCCCTGCAGCCGCCGACGCCGAAGCGCAATATGCTACCGCAACTATCAAGGACATCAAACATCTCGTCGAACAATTCCGTCTCCGCGATGAACGCATGAACCTACTCGAACAGGATCTGCGACGAATGACAGAAGATTTCAGGCGATTGCGAGAGGATATGCTCCCGGCCTTGCGCTTGGTCAAGGATGCGCAGCAACCATTGCCCAACCTGAGTGGTAACAGCCAGCAGGCCTACGGCTACGAAACAACCATATCGCCCCCcgcaccaacaccaccccCAGGCTCGAGTCAATCTGGAAGCTCGGTCAAGCGACAATATTCTACCCGCAAGATTCTTATCGGAGCTACACCAAAGAATGCATCACCCACTCAATCTACGCACGAAAGGTCGATAGCGGAGACTGCGTTGGACCCCGCAAGTGCTGCAGAGCGAGCTGTCCTATCGTCTTCCCATCTTGCAGCTATGAACGGAGGTGGCCAGGGCTCGTCCTCCCCTTCGTATCCCTCACCCAACATACCCTCCCCGACATCTCCTCAGACCCACATGTCCGCTACTACCCTCGCCTCTCGATCCTACCGCAGTGAAGCACCGACACCCTCCACACGAACCACCTTCAACGACGACGGTCACGCCAACGCAGTCTATGCCTCCCGCGAAAAGGCACCGCAAGGGCCGCCCCGCCGACGAGAAACCCCTGTACCTGATACACCCAGTCAGAGCAATGCTTCAGTCGAGATTTTCAAGTCTTTCCGTGTCAGTATGGAAGATCCTTGCTACAAGGTTCTTCCTGCTGCACTAAAAAAGTACCAGATCAACGCTCCATGGGACCAGTATGCTCTCTACATTGTGTATGGTGATCAGGAACGTTGTCTGGGtcttgaggagaagccatTGATTCTGTTTAAGCAACTGGACAAGGAAGGCAAGAAACCCATGTTTATGCTACGaaagacaacaacagcaccTTTAGATGGAGAGCCAGGAAGCGCAGGGCTGGGCAGCACCTCAAGAGGAGCTCCAACAGGCTACGATCCCCCAGGAGGCATCATCTAAACTCTACTCGGAATCGGTGCCTCGTGGTGGAGTTTCTCAACGATTCAAACACAGAGCATCGGACGGCGCCTACCGAAACCCGAGCCCATCGGAGTAGTGAGCACTAGACGCATACTGTACGTCAGACATGCAGGGTCGGCACAAACCACCACCTACAAGGCCGTACGATGCTGGACCAAGTTCTAGATGCGTTTTTTGGAAGTGGGACAAGGCAAGAGTCGGCAAAGTCAAACCTGTAGAGGTGTCTGCATGACGTTTGGTGATGTTTGTTTCAGTGGGTCAGCGTTTCTGAGCTGAGGTGGTGAACCTGAAACACCAGCCATGGGCCATTATGGGGCAAAACGCCAGACACTGCTCTGGCCTTCCCGCTTTTGTCTTGGGCTGAATCACATTATTGACAGATTCGGACACTAAGAGGGAGGCTTGTTTGAAGACCAGGGTTCAGAGAGTTGCAGGGCTGGGCAGCTGAAGATTTCCGACcggagggagaggagagctTAGAGCAACTCGGTTCCTCGGCCGGTTCCACTCGAAGCTACCTACATATTTACTTTTGTCAAAGGGATGCTCGCTCATTGAGGCAGGACGTACGTTGCTGTGGGAGTGATCGATCAAGCCACGGGCATCCATGCGCATGCAGCAGTTGTTTTTCATCAAATTCATCATGGGGACATTGCGGGTTACGGCGTTTGAAAAGTCGACTAACGTTGGGTGTTATACTGCAACAAGCGGCGGGAATGTCCATCATCGTTCTATTTTTGGGGCTTTGCATCTTAATTTCAGcgcagcacagcacagcacagcgcgGTACAGAACAGAACATGGAGGAAGGGTTGATAATGATGTGCGAGAAGCACGGGTTGGATCGGGTCATGTTAGGTCAAGTCAGGTCAATGTACAAACAGTGTTAGGGCTAAAGGAGCCAGGATCTTTGAGAGTCGGATCTTGTGGACATTGCCTTGCATAAGAGCATATGCTGGCGGTT belongs to Fusarium musae strain F31 chromosome 9, whole genome shotgun sequence and includes:
- a CDS encoding hypothetical protein (BUSCO:EOG09263CAC); the encoded protein is MMSFDGGTAYAESDADDEYERSMGDHSPITNSEHSPIDSELSTSAEHTPTTYGHRSSADRLPETIITEWTVEECADFIGTIGLQQYADRFIENEIVGEALVALQHDDLKSMGIASVGHRLTILKSVYDVKKAQDVPIESDHYLPLSADAEAQYATATIKDIKHLVEQFRLRDERMNLLEQDLRRMTEDFRRLREDMLPALRLVKDAQQPLPNLSGNSQQAYGYETTISPPAPTPPPGSSQSGSSVKRQYSTRKILIGATPKNASPTQSTHERSIAETALDPASAAERAVLSSSHLAAMNGGGQGSSSPSYPSPNIPSPTSPQTHMSATTLASRSYRSEAPTPSTRTTFNDDGHANAVYASREKAPQGPPRRRETPVPDTPSQSNASVEIFKSFRVSMEDPCYKVLPAALKKYQINAPWDQYALYIVYGDQERCLGLEEKPLILFKQLDKEGKKPMFMLRKTTTAPLDGEPGSAGLGSTSRGAPTGYDPPGGII